One region of Diabrotica undecimpunctata isolate CICGRU chromosome 6, icDiaUnde3, whole genome shotgun sequence genomic DNA includes:
- the LOC140442953 gene encoding protein lifeguard 1-like, with translation MWALQINNSLESVEMSRTYDMYGSIEAQLVKGFDFNDASIRRGFIRKVYSILSVQLGITTAVICWFLFHEPTKRFVQHHSAVMYVSLAIAVVTIIVLACCRNVRRKSPANYIFLFIFTIAESFSLASVASYYDVDIVAISAGVTAIVCLGLTLFAFLTTWDASNFSGILVVLSLVLLAFGITAIFYRNNTLRLLLGAVVVLIFSIYLVIDTQMMFRDGGMFSISPEEYIFAVLNLYLDILNIFMCLLFIFGHDSR, from the exons ATGTGGGCTTTACAAATTAATAACTCTCTTGAAAGTGTAGAAATGTCAAGAACTTATG ACATGTATGGCAGCATCGAAGCCCAACTAGTGAAAGGTTTCGATTTCAATGATGCTTCAATCAGAAGAGGATTCATCCGAAAGGTGTACTCGATACTTTCAGTACAATTGGGCATAACAACTGCAGTAATATGCTGGTTTCTATTCCACGAGCCAACGAAACGATTCGTTCAGCATCATTCCGCCGTTATGTACGTTTCCTTGGCAATTGCCGTAGTTACGATAATTGTATTGGCGTGTTGTAGAAACGTCAGAAGAAAGTCTCCcgctaattatatatttttatttatattcaccATTGCTGAAAGTTTTTCGTTAGCTTCAGTTGCTTCATATTATGATGTAGATATAGTAGCTATATCTGCGGGGGTGACTGCAATTGTATGTCTTGGACTTACGTTGTTCGCTTTCCTAACAACTTGGGATGCTTCTAATTTCTCTGGAATTCTCGTGGTTCTATCTTTAGTTCTTCTTGCTTTCGGAATCACGGCTATCTTCTATCGCAATAATACACTTCGTTTGTTATTAGGAGCAGTAGTTGTTCTCATTTTTTCAATATACTTGGTGATTGATACGCAAATGATGTTCAGAGATGGTGGTATGTTCAGCATTTCCCCTGAAGAGTACATTTTCGCAGTACTTAATCTCTATCTCGATATTCTCAACATATTTATGtgtctattatttatttttggaCACGATTCAAGATAA
- the LOC140442952 gene encoding protein lifeguard 1-like translates to MATKEDSCDDIEAQIVKGFDFNDASIRRGFIRKVYAILALQVAVTTGVISWFIFHEPTKLYVQKNPLIVLISLVIILVTIIALACCGKLRRRSPANLIFLFIFTFAESLLLGTISSFYDVDVVAIAAGATVVICLGLTVFAFQSRVDFTVCSGILVVLSMILLSFGITAIFYKSDKLRLLIGAIIVFIFSIYLVIDTQLIIGGAGKISLSPEEYIFAALNLYLDIINLFLYILLIVARVAR, encoded by the coding sequence ATAGCTGCGACGACATTGAAGCACAGATAGTAAAAGGTTTCGATTTTAACGATGCTTCAATAAGAAGAGGATTCATCCGAAAGGTTTATGCTATACTTGCACTCCAAGTAGCAGTAACAACTGGAGTAATCAGCTGGTTCATATTCCATGAACCGACCAAATTATACGTTCAAAAGAATCCTTTAATTGTACTGATCTctttagttattattttagttacgatCATTGCTTTGGCATGTTGTGGAAAATTGAGGAGACGATCACCGGccaatcttatatttttatttatatttacatttGCTGAAAGCTTGCTCTTGGGTacaatttcttctttttatgacGTTGATGTAGTCGCAATAGCTGCGGGGGCAACCGTTGTCATATGTCTGGGACTTACTGTGTTTGCATTTCAATCTCGAGTAGATTTTACTGTTTGCTCTGGAATTCTCGTCGTTTTATCTATGATCCTTCTCAGTTTCGGAATCACCGCAATCTTCTATAAAAGTGACAAACTTCGGTTGCTAATAGGTGcaataattgttttcattttttcaaTATACTTGGTCATTGATACTCAACTGATAATTGGAGGGGCTGGAAAGATAAGTCTTTCTCCTGAGGAGTACATTTTTGCTGCACTTAACCTATATCTCGATATTATTAacctttttttgtatattttattaattgtcgCGCGTGTTGCGAGATAA